The following are encoded in a window of Myxococcales bacterium genomic DNA:
- a CDS encoding transposase: IDQYVRWYNEKRIHSALGYRTPNEVEAAYLTLKAA, from the coding sequence CCATCGACCAATATGTCCGCTGGTACAATGAAAAACGAATCCACTCGGCGCTCGGTTACCGGACGCCGAACGAGGTCGAAGCGGCTTACCTCACCCTAAAAGCCGCCTAA